A section of the Streptomyces sp. NBC_01591 genome encodes:
- a CDS encoding MFS transporter translates to MTRRYAWLVFALSFGLLLSDYMSRQVLNAVFPLLKAEWLLSDAQLGSLSGIVALMVGLLTFPLSLLADRWGRVRSLVLAAVVWSLATLGCAVSASYGQMFLGRFMVGVGEAAYGSVGIAVVLSVFPMGLRATLSGAFIAGGAFGSVLGVSIGGVVAQHLGWRWTFALMGLFGLVLAAVYGAVVTERKLAAADVGLGGAPDTRGPVRTLLPRLFSSVSVLCAYVGSGLQMFIAMALLAWMPSFLDRSYGLAPAKAGLAAGVFALITGIGMIGGGMVSDRLGRGKPHLKWTVAVVCSLGSLALLTAGFQLPPGAPQLVLVGIGTLLSNATAGPAAAMVVSLTPAAVPATAMATLTLANSLLGLAPGPAVTGMLADRMGLHAALQVIPLVSLVAGLAFALGRRHYDKGLVSVSAWALRESELPT, encoded by the coding sequence ATGACCCGCCGCTACGCGTGGCTGGTGTTCGCCCTCAGCTTCGGACTGCTGCTGTCCGACTACATGTCGCGGCAGGTCCTGAACGCGGTGTTCCCGCTGCTGAAGGCCGAATGGTTGCTCTCCGACGCCCAGTTGGGCTCCCTGAGCGGGATCGTCGCCCTGATGGTCGGATTGCTGACCTTCCCGCTGTCGCTGCTCGCCGACCGATGGGGCCGGGTCAGGAGCCTGGTCCTGGCCGCGGTGGTGTGGAGCCTGGCGACCCTGGGCTGCGCCGTCTCCGCGAGCTACGGACAGATGTTCCTGGGCCGCTTCATGGTCGGCGTGGGCGAGGCGGCGTACGGCAGCGTCGGCATCGCGGTGGTGCTGAGCGTGTTCCCGATGGGCCTGCGAGCCACCCTCTCCGGCGCGTTCATCGCGGGCGGCGCCTTCGGATCCGTACTCGGAGTGTCGATCGGCGGTGTCGTGGCCCAACACCTGGGCTGGCGCTGGACGTTCGCCCTGATGGGTCTGTTCGGACTGGTCCTGGCAGCGGTCTACGGCGCCGTCGTGACGGAGCGGAAACTGGCAGCGGCCGACGTCGGACTCGGTGGCGCACCGGATACCAGGGGGCCGGTGCGGACCCTTCTGCCGCGGCTGTTCTCCTCCGTCTCCGTGCTGTGTGCCTATGTCGGCAGCGGGCTCCAGATGTTCATCGCGATGGCGCTGCTGGCCTGGATGCCCAGCTTCCTCGATCGCTCCTACGGCCTGGCGCCCGCCAAGGCAGGGCTCGCTGCCGGCGTCTTCGCGCTGATCACCGGGATCGGCATGATCGGCGGCGGAATGGTCAGTGACCGGCTCGGACGCGGAAAGCCCCATCTCAAATGGACCGTCGCCGTCGTCTGCAGCCTCGGATCGCTGGCACTGCTCACGGCAGGGTTCCAACTCCCTCCCGGCGCACCGCAACTCGTCCTCGTCGGCATCGGCACACTGCTGTCCAACGCCACCGCGGGACCTGCCGCCGCCATGGTGGTGAGCCTGACCCCGGCCGCCGTCCCGGCGACCGCCATGGCCACGCTCACCCTCGCCAACAGTCTGCTGGGCCTGGCACCCGGACCCGCGGTGACCGGCATGCTCGCCGACCGCATGGGCCTGCACGCCGCGCTCCAGGTGATCCCGCTCGTCTCGCTGGTGGCGGGCCTGGCCTTCGCCCTCGGCAGACGCCATTACGACAAGGGTCTCGTCTCGGTCTCGGCCTGGGCCCTCAGAGAATCGGAGCTCCCGACATGA
- a CDS encoding RBBP9/YdeN family alpha/beta hydrolase, with translation MNPTPTPTVVLVPGLRDHVPDHWQTILAARIAGAVTVPPPTDAGLGRGARVTALNDTLSRIQGPVVLVAHSAGVLTTVHWAARHRHPVRGALLATPPDFDTPLPDGHPGPGTLRENGWLPIPRTPLPFPSVVAASTNDPLARLDRVAELARAWGSRLVDIGPVGHLNPASGYGEWPQALEFLHTFDCGTSSDTEASV, from the coding sequence ATGAACCCCACCCCCACCCCCACGGTCGTGCTGGTGCCCGGACTGCGTGACCACGTCCCCGACCACTGGCAGACGATACTCGCCGCCCGGATCGCCGGCGCCGTGACCGTGCCGCCTCCGACGGACGCCGGACTCGGCCGCGGCGCGCGGGTGACGGCCCTGAACGACACACTGTCCCGGATCCAGGGGCCGGTGGTGCTCGTCGCGCACAGCGCCGGAGTGCTCACCACCGTGCACTGGGCGGCCCGGCACCGCCACCCGGTGCGCGGCGCGCTGCTCGCGACACCACCGGATTTCGACACCCCGCTGCCCGACGGCCACCCCGGCCCGGGGACCCTGCGGGAGAACGGATGGCTGCCGATCCCCCGTACCCCGCTGCCGTTCCCCAGCGTCGTCGCGGCGAGCACCAACGACCCCCTGGCCCGCCTCGACCGGGTCGCCGAACTGGCCCGCGCCTGGGGCAGCCGCCTGGTGGACATCGGCCCGGTCGGCCACCTCAACCCCGCGTCGGGCTACGGGGAGTGGCCGCAGGCGCTGGAGTTCCTCCACACCTTCGACTGCGGCACGAGCTCGGACACCGAGGCGTCCGTATGA
- a CDS encoding acetoacetate--CoA ligase, protein MSAPNSNTADFLRWLSKERGLSFTDYAELWRWSTDDLPGFWSAVWEYYGLHAVSDYDEVLADATMPGATWFTGARLNFARQCLARATDERPALIAVTETGDPAEISWDRLSSEVAGVAATLREMGVGPGDCVAGYLPNIPQAVVALLAAAAVGATWTVCSPDFGTPSVLARLRQARPTVLVAADGYRYGGKDYDRRPHAAEILDGLPTVRHLVVVDRLYASESGPAWSRRPDVTQHRWTELADRQARPVFADVPFDHPLWILWSSGTTGVPKGIVHGHGGIVVELLKALGLGADLGAQDRYLFHTSTSWMVWNFMVAGLLHGATLVLYDGSPAHPDINGVWRIAERTGATVVGVGAAYLIAAEKAGAHPGADTDLRAVRSILQTGSAMPDSTWHWVHDRLAPDARLQSICGGTDICSVLAGGSPLLPVRTGRISGPALGVALASWDATGQPRTGQQGELVVTAPLPSMPLFFVDDPGDERYRSSYFDVYPGVWRHGDWVTVDTDLSVVVAGRSDATLNRMGVRMGSADLYAVVEQLPRIADSLVVGAELPDGRYCMPLFVVPAEGARFDDDLCDEIVGAIRQSLSPRHVPDIVVPIEAVPRTLTGKKLEVPVKHILQGARVTDVSTEGAVTRPDMLAWFADFAAELRTGRGEEPLQST, encoded by the coding sequence ATGAGCGCACCCAACTCCAACACCGCCGACTTCCTACGATGGTTGAGCAAGGAGCGCGGCCTGTCGTTCACCGACTACGCCGAGCTGTGGCGGTGGAGCACCGACGACCTGCCCGGCTTCTGGTCGGCCGTGTGGGAGTACTACGGCCTGCACGCCGTCAGCGACTACGACGAGGTGCTCGCCGACGCGACCATGCCCGGCGCGACCTGGTTCACCGGAGCGCGCCTCAACTTCGCCCGGCAGTGCCTCGCCCGCGCCACCGACGAACGCCCCGCACTCATCGCCGTGACCGAGACGGGCGACCCTGCGGAGATCTCGTGGGACCGGCTCAGCAGCGAAGTGGCCGGCGTGGCCGCCACCCTCCGCGAGATGGGCGTGGGCCCCGGCGACTGTGTCGCCGGGTACCTGCCGAACATCCCGCAGGCCGTGGTCGCCCTCCTGGCCGCTGCTGCCGTCGGCGCGACCTGGACGGTCTGCTCGCCGGACTTCGGTACGCCGAGCGTGCTCGCCCGGCTGCGCCAGGCGCGGCCGACGGTTCTGGTGGCCGCGGACGGCTACCGCTACGGGGGCAAGGACTACGACCGGCGCCCGCACGCCGCCGAGATCCTGGACGGTCTGCCCACGGTCCGCCACCTTGTCGTCGTCGACCGTCTGTACGCGTCCGAGAGCGGCCCGGCATGGTCCCGGCGGCCGGATGTGACACAGCACAGGTGGACCGAACTGGCCGACCGGCAGGCCCGACCGGTCTTCGCCGACGTCCCGTTCGATCACCCGCTGTGGATCCTGTGGTCCTCGGGCACCACCGGCGTACCGAAGGGCATCGTGCACGGCCACGGCGGCATCGTCGTGGAACTGCTCAAGGCCCTCGGGCTCGGTGCCGACCTGGGGGCGCAGGACCGCTATCTCTTCCACACCTCCACCAGCTGGATGGTGTGGAACTTCATGGTCGCGGGCCTGCTGCACGGGGCCACGCTCGTCCTGTACGACGGCAGCCCCGCCCACCCCGACATCAATGGGGTCTGGCGGATCGCCGAACGTACCGGCGCAACAGTCGTCGGCGTCGGCGCCGCGTACCTGATCGCCGCGGAAAAGGCGGGCGCCCACCCGGGGGCCGATACGGACCTCCGCGCGGTGCGGTCCATCCTGCAGACCGGCTCGGCGATGCCCGACAGCACCTGGCACTGGGTCCACGACCGGCTCGCCCCCGACGCCCGGCTCCAGTCGATCTGCGGCGGCACCGACATCTGCTCGGTCCTCGCCGGCGGCTCCCCGCTGCTGCCGGTGCGCACGGGCCGGATCTCCGGGCCCGCCCTGGGCGTGGCCCTTGCGTCCTGGGACGCCACGGGGCAGCCGCGCACTGGGCAGCAAGGCGAACTGGTGGTGACGGCGCCACTGCCGTCGATGCCGTTGTTCTTCGTCGACGACCCTGGCGACGAGCGTTACAGGAGCAGCTACTTCGACGTCTATCCGGGCGTGTGGCGGCACGGCGACTGGGTCACCGTCGACACCGACCTCTCCGTCGTGGTGGCCGGACGCTCCGACGCCACGCTCAACCGGATGGGGGTGCGGATGGGCTCGGCCGATCTCTACGCCGTCGTCGAACAGCTCCCGCGGATCGCGGACAGTCTCGTCGTCGGCGCCGAGCTGCCGGACGGGCGCTACTGCATGCCTCTGTTCGTCGTGCCCGCGGAAGGGGCGCGATTCGACGACGACCTGTGCGACGAGATCGTCGGCGCGATCCGGCAGAGCCTGTCGCCCCGGCATGTACCGGACATCGTGGTCCCCATCGAGGCGGTGCCCCGCACCCTCACGGGAAAGAAGCTGGAGGTCCCGGTCAAGCACATTCTCCAGGGCGCACGCGTCACCGATGTGAGTACGGAAGGCGCGGTGACCCGGCCCGACATGCTGGCCTGGTTCGCGGACTTCGCCGCCGAACTGCGCACCGGCAGGGGAGAGGAGCCACTGCAGAGCACGTGA
- a CDS encoding amidase has protein sequence MTTFEERTRVHAFRDDALGDHDAVGLAAAIRRGEVGAAEAARDAAARVRMVEARLNAVRTYVDVPAAAIRAGGAFAGVPTFVKDNIDYLGLPTGHGSAAFTPRPAQRHAPFARQFLSSGVTVLGKTRLPEFGFSPTTEFEGAEPVRNPWNTGYSAGGSSGGSAALVAAGAVPIAHANDGGGSIRIPAACCGLVGLKPTRGRVVANAESRRLPLDIVSDGIVSRSVRDTAAFLAAAERYWRNPKLPPLGLVEGPSERRLRIGFLVDSPNGVHADTATRAAVTETVATLDRLGHTVEPVELDLDARFTDDFLTYWGLLSFLIGSTGRTLGADFDRHRMDGLSRGLRDTYLENWRRTPGVLRRLRRTREAYAAAFRGFDLILSPVLAHTAPPIGHLSPTIPYPTLIERILAYVAFTPIDNVVGTPSISVPAPSATEDGLPVGVMLSGRPGSERTLLEAAFALEAEQPFRCIQDL, from the coding sequence ATGACGACTTTCGAGGAACGGACCAGGGTGCACGCCTTCCGGGACGACGCCCTGGGAGACCACGACGCCGTCGGTCTCGCCGCGGCGATCCGACGGGGCGAGGTCGGCGCCGCCGAGGCAGCCAGGGACGCGGCGGCGCGGGTACGGATGGTCGAGGCACGGCTCAACGCGGTCCGGACATACGTCGACGTCCCGGCGGCCGCCATCCGCGCGGGCGGTGCCTTTGCCGGGGTGCCGACATTCGTCAAGGACAACATCGACTACCTGGGGCTCCCCACCGGCCATGGCAGCGCGGCCTTCACCCCGAGGCCCGCACAGCGGCACGCGCCGTTCGCCCGGCAGTTCCTGAGCAGCGGCGTCACGGTGCTGGGCAAGACCCGGCTGCCCGAGTTCGGGTTCAGCCCGACCACGGAGTTCGAGGGCGCCGAGCCCGTTCGCAACCCGTGGAACACGGGGTACTCGGCGGGTGGTTCGTCGGGCGGCAGCGCGGCGCTCGTCGCCGCCGGTGCGGTGCCGATCGCGCACGCCAATGACGGCGGTGGCTCGATCCGTATCCCCGCCGCCTGCTGCGGTCTCGTCGGTCTCAAACCGACCCGCGGACGGGTCGTGGCGAACGCCGAGAGCCGTCGACTGCCGCTCGACATCGTCTCCGACGGCATCGTGAGCCGTTCTGTTCGGGACACCGCCGCGTTCCTCGCCGCCGCCGAGAGGTACTGGCGCAACCCGAAGCTGCCGCCCCTGGGCCTGGTCGAAGGTCCCTCGGAGCGGCGGCTGCGCATCGGGTTCCTGGTGGACTCGCCGAACGGTGTCCACGCCGACACCGCCACCCGGGCGGCCGTCACGGAGACCGTGGCCACGCTCGATCGGCTCGGCCACACCGTGGAGCCGGTGGAGTTGGACCTCGACGCCCGATTCACCGACGACTTCCTCACCTACTGGGGCCTGCTGTCATTCCTCATCGGTTCCACAGGCCGGACCCTCGGCGCCGACTTCGACCGGCACCGCATGGACGGCCTCAGCCGAGGGCTGCGGGATACGTACCTGGAGAACTGGCGGCGCACCCCGGGCGTGCTGCGGAGGCTCAGGCGTACGAGGGAGGCGTACGCGGCGGCGTTCCGCGGCTTCGACCTCATCCTTTCCCCCGTACTCGCCCACACCGCGCCCCCGATCGGCCACCTCAGCCCCACCATTCCCTACCCGACGTTGATCGAACGGATCCTCGCGTACGTCGCGTTCACGCCCATCGACAACGTGGTCGGCACACCGTCGATCTCGGTGCCCGCCCCGAGCGCGACCGAGGACGGGCTGCCCGTCGGCGTCATGCTCTCCGGCCGCCCGGGCAGTGAACGGACGCTGCTGGAGGCCGCGTTCGCACTGGAGGCGGAGCAGCCTTTCCGGTGTATCCAGGACCTGTGA
- the thpR gene encoding RNA 2',3'-cyclic phosphodiesterase, whose product MTDPSEQAMESGAGEQLPAGTIRVFIALAPPDEAKDELARALSPTYEAYPRMRWNRIEDWHITLAFLGELPVTAVPLLLPPLAHLAATRPPLELALRGSGHFDERVLWSGIDGDLEGLRLLATAVRAVVEECGVPFAGRPLRPHLTLARARRDDTSCAVAAAGLSGFTGRPWRAARLHLVGSNIGRGPGPIRYRDITSWGFEGL is encoded by the coding sequence ATGACCGATCCGTCCGAGCAGGCCATGGAATCCGGAGCGGGCGAACAGCTCCCGGCGGGGACGATACGTGTGTTCATCGCCCTCGCCCCGCCCGATGAGGCGAAGGACGAGTTGGCGCGGGCGCTGAGCCCCACGTACGAGGCGTACCCACGCATGCGGTGGAACCGCATCGAGGACTGGCACATCACCCTGGCGTTCCTCGGGGAGCTCCCTGTCACGGCAGTGCCCTTGCTGCTGCCACCCCTCGCGCATCTGGCCGCGACGCGCCCACCACTGGAACTGGCACTGCGCGGCAGCGGGCATTTCGACGAGCGGGTGCTGTGGAGCGGGATCGACGGAGACCTGGAAGGACTGCGCCTGCTCGCCACCGCGGTGCGCGCCGTGGTCGAGGAGTGCGGTGTCCCCTTCGCGGGCCGGCCCCTGCGGCCGCATCTCACCCTGGCCCGCGCCCGCCGCGACGACACCTCGTGCGCGGTGGCGGCCGCCGGTCTGTCCGGGTTCACCGGCCGGCCGTGGCGGGCGGCGCGCCTGCATCTGGTCGGCAGCAACATCGGCCGCGGTCCGGGGCCGATCCGCTACCGCGACATCACATCATGGGGTTTCGAAGGGCTCTGA
- a CDS encoding NAD-dependent epimerase/dehydratase family protein: protein MKIVITGGAGFIGSNLAHALTRHSEVSEVRVVDDLSTGFKDNLAGLDVHFTEGSVLDGPLLDRAFQGMDSIVHLAALPSVPRSVENPLASHHANATGTLTVLEAARRAGAAQVIAASSSSVYGANPGIPKHEDLRPVPLSPYAVSKLASEAYLAAFHHCYDLPVLPFRFFNVYGPRQAAGHAYAAVVPAWISALTTGRPVVVHGDGRQSRDFTYVETVCRVLTRAALRKVVSAEPVNLAYGTRTSLGELIEELEAVLGTPLNPQYVSPRPGDVRHSHAENSRLLRLFPEVEPVPLREGLERTVEWFRRHEKHAEAWPSAASTS from the coding sequence GTGAAGATCGTGATCACCGGAGGTGCCGGCTTCATCGGCAGCAATCTCGCACATGCCCTCACCCGGCACAGCGAGGTGTCCGAAGTGCGGGTCGTGGACGATCTGTCCACCGGGTTCAAGGACAACCTCGCCGGACTCGATGTGCACTTCACCGAGGGCAGCGTCCTGGACGGCCCCCTCCTCGACCGGGCGTTCCAGGGCATGGATTCGATCGTGCATCTCGCCGCCCTTCCCTCCGTGCCCCGGTCGGTGGAGAATCCCCTCGCCAGCCACCACGCCAACGCCACGGGCACGCTCACCGTCCTGGAGGCCGCCCGGCGCGCAGGCGCGGCGCAGGTGATCGCGGCTTCCTCGTCCTCCGTCTACGGCGCCAATCCCGGTATCCCCAAGCACGAGGACCTGCGTCCTGTCCCCCTCAGCCCCTACGCGGTGAGCAAACTGGCCTCCGAGGCGTATCTGGCCGCCTTCCACCACTGCTACGACCTGCCGGTCCTGCCGTTCCGCTTCTTCAACGTGTACGGACCCCGTCAGGCCGCCGGGCACGCCTACGCAGCAGTGGTGCCCGCCTGGATCAGCGCGCTGACCACCGGTCGCCCGGTCGTCGTGCACGGCGACGGCCGCCAGAGCCGCGACTTCACCTACGTGGAGACCGTCTGCCGCGTGCTCACCCGAGCGGCACTGCGAAAGGTCGTCTCCGCCGAACCGGTGAACCTCGCCTACGGCACGCGCACTTCGCTCGGAGAACTGATCGAGGAGCTGGAAGCGGTCCTCGGGACTCCACTGAATCCGCAATACGTGTCCCCTCGCCCGGGGGACGTGCGGCACTCCCACGCGGAGAACTCCCGGTTGCTCCGCCTCTTCCCCGAGGTCGAACCCGTCCCCCTGCGCGAGGGCCTGGAACGCACCGTCGAATGGTTCCGGCGGCACGAAAAGCATGCTGAGGCATGGCCTTCCGCCGCCTCCACGAGCTGA
- a CDS encoding nucleotide sugar dehydrogenase, whose amino-acid sequence MNPTAPEGLGRVVVVGQGYVGLSLAVRAAESGYEVVGHDVDKERVGRLLAGDSYVEDVSSARLAPLLASGAYRAGRDPADCEGFDIALITVPTPLSDGLPDLSHIVDSARMLSGFLRVGATVVLESTTYPGTTEELVAPLLETASGLVAGRDFHLGYSPERIDPGNTRWRLENTPKVVSGVNAASLESITDFYGSIVDTTVPVSSCRTAEMAKLLENTFRHVNIALVNELATFAHDLGVDVWEAIDAAATKPHGFLRFLPGPGVGGHCLPIDPSYLSWWAERAAGRTFRFVELANDVNSHMPDYVVGRLAEALERRGKAVKGSRVLLLGLAYKANTSDARETPAARIAELLLALGADVTAADPHVAQSVPPVSGVLDGVLRVTAGAGELSAADAVLLLADHDAFDYDLIAACSAYVLDCRRRLGGDNIDVL is encoded by the coding sequence GTGAATCCCACCGCACCTGAAGGTCTCGGCCGCGTGGTCGTCGTCGGGCAGGGCTACGTGGGGCTGTCGCTGGCGGTCCGAGCCGCAGAATCCGGGTACGAGGTCGTCGGACACGACGTGGACAAGGAGCGGGTCGGCCGCCTCCTGGCCGGAGACTCGTACGTCGAGGACGTCTCCTCCGCACGGCTTGCCCCGCTGCTGGCATCCGGGGCCTACCGGGCCGGCCGGGACCCGGCCGACTGCGAGGGCTTCGACATCGCGCTCATCACCGTGCCCACACCCCTGAGCGACGGACTGCCCGACCTGTCGCACATCGTCGACTCGGCCCGGATGCTGAGCGGGTTCCTCCGGGTGGGAGCCACCGTCGTACTGGAGTCGACCACCTACCCCGGGACGACCGAGGAACTTGTCGCGCCTCTCCTGGAGACAGCGTCCGGCCTGGTCGCGGGCCGGGACTTCCATCTCGGGTACAGCCCGGAGCGCATAGACCCCGGCAACACACGCTGGCGCCTGGAGAACACCCCCAAGGTGGTCTCCGGGGTGAACGCGGCCTCACTGGAGTCCATCACGGACTTCTACGGTTCCATCGTGGACACGACGGTGCCGGTCAGCAGCTGCCGGACCGCAGAGATGGCCAAACTGCTGGAGAACACCTTCCGCCACGTGAACATCGCCCTGGTCAACGAACTCGCCACGTTCGCCCACGACCTCGGCGTCGACGTGTGGGAAGCGATCGATGCGGCCGCGACGAAACCCCACGGGTTCCTGCGCTTCCTTCCCGGCCCGGGCGTCGGCGGGCACTGTCTGCCCATCGACCCGTCCTATCTGTCCTGGTGGGCCGAGCGCGCGGCCGGTCGTACCTTCCGCTTCGTCGAACTCGCCAATGACGTGAACAGCCACATGCCCGACTACGTGGTGGGGCGGCTGGCAGAAGCGCTCGAGCGGCGCGGAAAGGCGGTCAAGGGCTCCCGCGTGCTGCTGCTGGGACTTGCCTACAAGGCGAACACCAGCGACGCCCGCGAAACCCCCGCCGCGCGTATCGCCGAACTCCTCCTCGCCCTGGGGGCGGACGTCACCGCGGCAGATCCGCATGTCGCCCAGTCGGTGCCCCCGGTTTCCGGGGTACTGGACGGAGTCCTCAGGGTGACGGCCGGTGCCGGCGAGCTGTCGGCCGCTGACGCGGTGCTCCTGCTCGCCGATCACGACGCGTTCGACTACGACCTCATTGCCGCATGCTCCGCCTATGTACTGGACTGCCGCCGACGGCTCGGCGGCGACAATATCGACGTCCTCTGA
- a CDS encoding N,N-dimethylformamidase beta subunit family domain-containing protein: MHSPGPTTVAAARPESGAGRTSHTGGPRSHAVGIGLPRVRTSTPEPSADVVVDGYPGRPSVRAGETLRLHVSTRAERFRADFYRCGARPRLMGGTEGPGRYASPGSHDEDWNWPCHDFTIPEEWPSGVYVAVLGPATARPTAPPPADAEALDARHSRTLFVVTAREPARTAHILYKVPVFTYHAYNRSGGASLYGALPRDEAHRTVTLRRPGGGIGGPVKGMPDAHDPRTPRQTFAHWDAPFISWLEASGFTADYCTDLDLDESPHLTDGYRLLLSAGHDEYWSPRTRRNVTAFRDRGGNIAVFGANTCWWRVTPNDDGTAISCAKYPPGVPQGSDVDRMRGAPDHWWETEPENLLIGVSYRNGGGHWDGPREELGFTVQHTGHPVFAGTGLREGEILGAEHSLVGYECDGAAYRRDIHGPAVPTGSDGTPADFTILGVADLPTAPESGWKTTARENTDPRRAATFGFYTRGGTVFNAATTDWPRLLRLDPRIRAITRNVITLLT; this comes from the coding sequence GTGCACAGCCCCGGCCCCACGACAGTGGCGGCGGCACGTCCCGAGAGCGGTGCGGGCCGCACCAGCCACACCGGCGGACCCAGGAGCCATGCCGTCGGCATCGGCCTGCCCCGTGTACGGACCAGTACTCCGGAGCCCTCCGCCGACGTGGTCGTGGACGGATATCCCGGCCGGCCGAGCGTTCGCGCCGGAGAGACCCTGCGGTTGCACGTCTCGACCCGCGCGGAACGGTTCCGGGCCGACTTCTACCGTTGCGGTGCCCGCCCGCGTCTCATGGGCGGTACCGAAGGTCCGGGCCGGTATGCGAGCCCGGGCAGCCACGACGAGGACTGGAACTGGCCCTGCCACGACTTCACGATTCCCGAAGAGTGGCCCTCGGGTGTCTACGTCGCGGTGCTCGGCCCCGCTACCGCCCGACCGACCGCCCCGCCCCCGGCCGATGCCGAAGCCCTGGACGCCCGGCACTCCCGGACGCTCTTCGTGGTGACGGCCCGCGAACCCGCCCGGACCGCTCACATCCTGTACAAGGTGCCCGTCTTCACCTACCACGCCTACAACAGAAGCGGAGGAGCGAGTCTGTACGGTGCCCTTCCACGTGACGAGGCGCACCGCACCGTCACTCTGCGGCGCCCGGGCGGCGGGATCGGCGGCCCGGTGAAAGGCATGCCCGACGCACACGACCCGCGAACACCCCGCCAGACCTTCGCGCATTGGGACGCGCCCTTCATCTCGTGGCTGGAGGCATCTGGGTTCACCGCCGACTACTGCACCGACCTCGACCTCGACGAATCTCCTCATCTCACCGACGGATACCGGCTGTTGCTGTCCGCGGGACACGACGAGTACTGGAGCCCGCGCACCCGCAGGAACGTCACCGCCTTCCGCGACCGGGGTGGCAACATCGCTGTTTTCGGGGCCAACACCTGCTGGTGGCGGGTCACACCGAATGACGACGGCACCGCCATCAGCTGTGCCAAGTACCCTCCCGGGGTCCCCCAGGGATCCGACGTCGACCGTATGCGAGGCGCCCCCGACCACTGGTGGGAGACCGAACCCGAGAACCTGCTCATCGGCGTCAGCTACCGCAACGGCGGCGGCCACTGGGACGGTCCGCGCGAAGAACTGGGCTTCACCGTTCAGCACACCGGGCACCCTGTCTTCGCCGGCACCGGACTGCGTGAAGGCGAAATCCTCGGAGCCGAACACTCCCTCGTGGGCTACGAATGCGACGGAGCCGCGTACCGGCGCGACATCCACGGGCCGGCCGTCCCGACCGGAAGCGACGGCACACCCGCCGACTTCACCATCCTGGGCGTCGCGGATCTTCCCACCGCCCCGGAATCCGGATGGAAAACCACCGCTCGCGAGAACACCGACCCGAGGAGGGCCGCGACCTTCGGGTTCTACACCAGGGGCGGAACGGTCTTCAACGCGGCCACCACCGACTGGCCACGGCTACTGCGCCTGGACCCACGGATACGCGCCATCACCCGCAATGTGATCACCCTGCTCACCTGA
- a CDS encoding glycosyltransferase family 4 protein has translation MRIAYMHGGSIPSYFANGVHVMRMCDAFTAAGHEVTLYSMPGSDEDPYAYYGVHHRFPIRLVPCPAYTPTGYWRRAETVRELVTNGPAPDLIYGRDPYALATLSDLAPLVYEVHQLREDLSPAGTEEALLRMPRLSRVVVITHVLARDMQRKYETLGTLPIVVAPDCADPPAPAAASGTTRLPGRSDVPRVGYVGHLYDGRGIGLVLELANRFPGLDFHLVGGTDEDRTRWEQACRSPHVYFHGHRPPSALPGYYALFDVVLAPYEQKVYTWGRLSETGRWASPMKVFEYMSHGCPVIASDLPVLREVLQDRVNCLLRPPEDPAAWAEALDELITDGALRRELGAEARRQVLERYTWRRRADVVLAGLHRPNTGRSGPLS, from the coding sequence ATGCGCATCGCGTACATGCACGGAGGCAGCATCCCCTCCTACTTCGCCAACGGTGTACATGTCATGCGCATGTGCGACGCGTTCACCGCCGCGGGACATGAAGTCACCCTCTACTCCATGCCCGGCTCGGACGAGGACCCGTACGCCTACTACGGCGTCCACCACCGCTTCCCGATCCGCCTTGTCCCCTGCCCCGCCTACACGCCGACCGGCTACTGGAGGCGCGCCGAGACGGTCCGGGAACTGGTGACGAACGGACCTGCCCCCGACCTCATCTACGGACGCGACCCCTACGCCCTGGCCACTCTCTCCGATCTGGCGCCCCTCGTGTACGAGGTCCACCAGCTGCGCGAAGACCTGTCCCCGGCCGGGACCGAGGAAGCGCTCCTCCGGATGCCCCGGCTGTCCCGCGTGGTCGTGATCACCCACGTCCTCGCACGCGATATGCAACGGAAGTACGAGACGCTGGGCACCCTGCCCATCGTCGTCGCGCCCGACTGCGCGGATCCGCCCGCTCCCGCCGCGGCGAGCGGGACCACCCGGCTGCCGGGCCGCTCGGACGTACCGCGCGTCGGCTACGTCGGGCATCTTTACGACGGGCGCGGCATCGGCCTCGTCCTGGAGCTCGCGAACCGGTTTCCCGGCCTGGACTTTCATCTGGTCGGTGGCACCGACGAGGACCGCACCCGCTGGGAACAGGCCTGCCGATCCCCCCACGTGTACTTCCACGGGCACCGGCCGCCGTCCGCGCTCCCGGGCTACTACGCCCTCTTCGATGTCGTCCTCGCCCCCTACGAGCAGAAGGTGTACACGTGGGGCCGGCTCAGCGAGACCGGACGCTGGGCCTCTCCCATGAAGGTGTTCGAGTACATGTCCCACGGCTGCCCCGTGATCGCTTCCGATCTGCCGGTTCTGCGCGAAGTCCTCCAGGACCGGGTCAACTGCCTGCTCCGGCCTCCCGAGGACCCGGCCGCCTGGGCGGAAGCACTGGACGAGCTGATCACCGACGGCGCGCTGCGCCGAGAGCTCGGCGCCGAGGCCCGGCGGCAGGTCCTGGAGCGCTATACCTGGCGCCGCCGAGCCGATGTCGTCCTTGCGGGCCTCCACCGGCCAAACACCGGGAGATCCGGCCCCCTGTCATGA